The following proteins are encoded in a genomic region of Mahella australiensis 50-1 BON:
- the iscB gene encoding RNA-guided endonuclease IscB translates to MVFVLDKHKKPLMPCSEKRARLLLERSRAVVHKKEPFTIRLKDRTEEESQLQSLRLKLDPGSKATGAAVLADDTKAIWLGEIHHKSNIKKKLKDRRALRSSRRNRKTRYRQARFNNRHPAKCVACGKNAKHGSRYCRPCQKARNYVDNGYREKRLPPSLQARVNQTINCVTKLCKLLPITAISTEHVKFDTQLMQNPDINDVEYQHGELFGYEVKEYLLEKWGRKCAYCGKENVPLEVEHIIPKSRGGTDRISNLTIACHKCNQKKGNMTAEEFGYPEIQKQAKQPLKDAAMMNATRWALYDNLKKFGLPVECGTGAMTKKQRLAHKLPKTHYYDACCVGASTSDEITISTEYVSIWSAIGRGTRQMCRTDKYGFPKGYRKNRKQYFGFQTGDIVKANIPNGKYQGNFTGRVAVRSSGYFDIKDSTGNCLCQGVSWKYMQVLQRNSGWQYDKERRNPLLSQLK, encoded by the coding sequence ATGGTATTTGTACTAGATAAACACAAGAAGCCGTTAATGCCATGTTCAGAGAAAAGAGCGAGATTATTGCTTGAACGCAGCAGAGCAGTTGTCCACAAAAAAGAACCGTTTACAATACGGCTTAAAGACAGGACGGAAGAAGAAAGTCAGTTGCAATCCTTAAGATTGAAACTTGACCCTGGCAGCAAAGCGACAGGTGCAGCTGTTTTGGCAGATGATACTAAGGCCATATGGTTAGGAGAAATACATCATAAATCCAATATTAAGAAAAAACTTAAAGACAGACGTGCGTTGAGAAGCAGCAGACGTAATCGCAAGACAAGATACAGGCAGGCACGTTTTAACAACAGGCATCCTGCGAAATGCGTTGCATGTGGTAAAAACGCAAAACATGGCAGCCGATATTGCAGGCCGTGCCAAAAAGCAAGGAACTATGTTGATAACGGGTATCGTGAAAAGCGTTTACCTCCGTCGTTACAGGCCAGAGTTAATCAGACGATTAACTGCGTAACAAAACTGTGTAAGTTGTTGCCTATAACAGCAATCAGCACAGAGCATGTTAAGTTTGATACGCAGTTAATGCAAAACCCGGACATCAACGATGTGGAGTACCAGCATGGAGAATTGTTTGGCTATGAGGTTAAAGAGTATCTGCTTGAGAAATGGGGGCGTAAATGTGCTTACTGCGGCAAAGAGAATGTACCGCTGGAAGTAGAGCATATAATCCCTAAATCCCGAGGCGGCACTGACAGGATAAGCAATTTAACAATAGCCTGTCATAAATGTAACCAAAAGAAAGGTAATATGACAGCAGAAGAATTCGGCTATCCAGAGATACAAAAACAAGCTAAACAACCGCTTAAAGACGCTGCAATGATGAATGCAACCAGATGGGCATTGTACGACAATCTGAAAAAGTTTGGTTTGCCGGTTGAATGCGGCACGGGTGCCATGACAAAGAAACAGCGACTAGCGCACAAACTGCCTAAAACGCATTATTATGATGCATGCTGTGTCGGCGCCAGCACATCTGATGAAATAACAATTTCAACAGAATATGTTTCAATATGGTCAGCCATAGGAAGAGGCACTAGGCAGATGTGCAGGACAGACAAATACGGTTTCCCAAAGGGCTACCGTAAAAACCGGAAGCAGTACTTTGGGTTCCAAACAGGAGATATAGTTAAAGCTAACATACCAAATGGCAAATATCAGGGTAACTTTACAGGACGCGTTGCTGTAAGATCAAGTGGGTACTTCGACATCAAAGACAGTACGGGCAATTGTCTCTGTCAAGGGGTATCATGGAAATATATGCAAGTTCTGCAGAGAAACTCTGGTTGGCAATACGACAAAGAAAGGAGGAACCCGCTCCTCTCGCAACTCAAGTAG